One genomic segment of Mastomys coucha isolate ucsf_1 unplaced genomic scaffold, UCSF_Mcou_1 pScaffold22, whole genome shotgun sequence includes these proteins:
- the Pno1 gene encoding RNA-binding protein PNO1, which translates to MAEMETQNTGTEDGFTPVTHRGSRRAKKLRAEQSSTAGQNGEPGSMDTEEARPAKRPVFPPLSGDQLLTGKEETRKIPVPANRYTPLKENWMKIFTPIVEHLGLQIRFNLKSRNVEIRTCKDTKDVSALTKAADFVKAFVLGFQVEDALALIRLDDLFLESFEITDVKPLKGDHLSRAIGRIAGKGGKTKFTIENVTRTRIVLADVKVHILGSFQNIKMARTAICNLILGNPPSKVYGNIRAVASRSADRF; encoded by the exons ATGGCCGAGATGGAGACGCAAAACACCGGGACGGAGGATGGCTTTACTCCGGTCACGCACCGAGGGAGCCGCCGGGCGAAGAAGCTACGGGCTGAGCAGTCGTCAACGGCGGGACAGAATGGAGAACCCGGAAGCATGGACACGGAGGAGGCACGGCCAGCGAAGAGGCCGGTCTTCCCGCCGCTCTCCGGCGATCAGCTCCTG actgggaaagaagaaacgAGAAAAATTCCCGTCCCAGCTAACAGATACACGCCGTTGAAAGAAAACTGGATGAAGATATTTACTCCGATTGTAGAACATTTGGGACTTCAGATACGCTTTAACCTGAAATCAAGGAATGTAGAAATCAGG acTTGCAAAGACACTAAGGATGTCAGTGCCCTAACAAAAGCTGCCGACTTTGTGAAAGCCTTTGTTCTTGGCTTTCAGGTGGAG GATGCACTTGCCCTTATCCGGCTAGATGACCTCTTCCTAGAGTCTTTTGAAATAACTGATG ttaAGCCCCTAAAAGGGGACCACCTGTCAAGGGCAATAGGAAGAATTGCTGGCAAAGGAGGAAAAACCAAGTTTACCATAGAGAATGTAACACGGACACGGATTGTTTTGGCTGATGT GAAAGTTCACATTCTCGGCTCTTTCCAGAACATCAAGATGGCAAGAACAGCCATCTGCAACCTCATCCTAG GAAATCCCCCATCAAAGGTGTATGGCAATATCCGAGCTGTGGCCAGCAGATCAGCAGATCGGTTCTGA
- the Ppp3r1 gene encoding calcineurin subunit B type 1 isoform X2 — MGNEASYPLEMCSHFDADEIKRLGKRFKKLDLDNSGSLSVEEFMSLPELQQNPLVQRVIDIFDTDGNGEVDFKEFIEGVSQFSVKGDKEQKLRFAFRIYDMDKDGYISNGELFQVLKMMVGNNLKDTQLQQIVDKTIINADKDGDGRISFEEFCAVVGGLDIHKKMVVDV, encoded by the exons tcGATGCTGATGAAATTAAAAGGCTAGGAAAGAGATTCAAGAAGCTTGATTTGGACAATTCTGGTTCTTTGAGCGTGGAAGAGTTCATGTCTCTGCCTGAGTTACAACAGAATCCTTTAGTACAGCGGGTAATAGATATATTCGACACAGATGGGAATGGAGAAGTAGACTTCAAAG AATTCATTGAAGGAGTCTCTCAGTTCAGTGTCAAAGGCGATAAGGAACAGAAGTTGAGGT TTGCTTTCCGTATCTATGACATGGATAAAGATGGCTATATTTCCAATGGAGAACTCTTCCAGGTGTTGAAGATGATGGTGGGCAACAATCTGAAAGATACACAATTACAGCAGATTGTAGACAAAACCATAATAAATGCAGATAAGGATGGAGATGGAAGAATATCCTTTGAGGAATTCTGTGCT GTTGTAGGTGGCCTAGATATCCACAAAAAGATGGTGGTGGATGTGTGA